A DNA window from Halorubrum sp. DM2 contains the following coding sequences:
- a CDS encoding helix-hairpin-helix domain-containing protein produces the protein MSRNDEVATRLEEFADLLEATGVEYKPTAYRRAAENVRDHPAPIEGLAAEGEDAVAEIDRVGDAIAAKIVEYVETGAIEELTDLREELPVDMAGLTAVEGVGPKTVGTLYDALGISDLDELEAAAEAGEIREVSGFGAKTEQNILDNVPFARESRERTRLGDARPLADDALAHLAHRDDVAAAEVCGSIRRWKPTIGDVDLLVASDERDPIVEAFTDWPAADATIEAGTGKASVRADGTRVDLRIVDPDEFGAALQYFTGSRAHNVAVRNRAIDRDLKLNEYGLFDVSDVDGEGTDVDADADTDDADADTDDADADTHDADADDGAAEEADATRVGDRVAGETEEGVYRALDMDPVPPELREDRGEVAAAAEGRLPLLVDEGDLRGDLHTHTDWSDGGFSIVEMAAAAAERGYDYHVVTDHATGPGMVGGVGLDESDIEEQAAAIEAAREEVDIPIFHGIEANIDDEGGLSTDDEVLDALDLVVASPHAALGQDADAATERLVTAVEHPHVDVLGHPTGRLINERPGLDPDIEAVAEAAAANGTAIEVNANPARLDADGEFVRAAIEAGAAIAVDTDAHAPRELDNARYGVHTARRGWAETSQVLNARSLNGLRTFLL, from the coding sequence ATGAGCCGGAACGACGAGGTCGCGACCCGGTTGGAGGAGTTCGCCGACCTCCTGGAGGCGACGGGCGTCGAGTACAAGCCGACCGCCTACCGACGGGCGGCCGAGAACGTCCGCGACCACCCCGCGCCGATCGAGGGGCTCGCGGCCGAGGGCGAGGACGCGGTCGCGGAGATAGACCGCGTTGGCGACGCCATCGCCGCGAAGATCGTCGAGTACGTCGAGACCGGCGCGATCGAGGAGCTGACCGACCTCCGCGAGGAGCTCCCCGTCGACATGGCGGGTCTGACCGCGGTCGAGGGCGTCGGGCCGAAGACGGTCGGAACGCTGTACGACGCGCTCGGAATCTCCGATCTCGACGAGTTGGAGGCCGCCGCGGAGGCGGGCGAGATCCGGGAGGTCTCCGGGTTCGGCGCGAAGACGGAACAGAACATCCTCGACAACGTCCCGTTCGCCCGGGAGTCCCGCGAGCGCACCCGCCTCGGCGACGCGCGCCCCCTCGCGGACGACGCGCTCGCGCACCTCGCCCACCGCGACGACGTCGCCGCCGCCGAGGTGTGCGGCTCGATCCGTCGCTGGAAGCCGACCATCGGCGACGTCGACCTGCTCGTCGCGAGCGACGAGCGCGACCCGATCGTCGAGGCGTTCACCGACTGGCCGGCCGCGGACGCGACGATAGAGGCGGGCACCGGGAAGGCGAGCGTCCGCGCGGACGGCACCCGCGTCGACCTCCGGATCGTCGATCCCGACGAGTTCGGCGCGGCGCTCCAGTACTTCACCGGCTCGCGGGCGCACAACGTCGCCGTCCGCAACCGCGCGATCGACCGCGACCTGAAGCTGAACGAGTACGGCCTGTTCGACGTGAGCGACGTCGACGGCGAGGGGACCGATGTTGACGCCGATGCCGACACGGACGACGCCGATGCCGACACGGACGACGCCGACGCCGACACGCACGACGCCGACGCCGACGACGGAGCCGCCGAGGAGGCGGACGCGACGCGCGTCGGAGACCGCGTCGCGGGCGAGACGGAGGAGGGGGTCTACCGCGCGCTCGACATGGACCCGGTGCCGCCCGAACTTCGCGAGGACCGCGGAGAGGTCGCCGCCGCCGCCGAGGGGCGGCTCCCCCTCCTCGTCGACGAGGGCGACCTCCGCGGCGACCTCCACACCCACACCGACTGGTCCGACGGCGGCTTCTCGATCGTCGAGATGGCCGCGGCCGCCGCGGAGCGCGGCTACGACTACCACGTCGTCACCGACCACGCGACGGGTCCGGGGATGGTCGGCGGCGTCGGCCTCGACGAGTCCGACATCGAGGAGCAGGCGGCGGCGATCGAGGCGGCCCGCGAGGAGGTCGACATCCCGATCTTCCACGGGATCGAGGCGAATATCGACGATGAGGGCGGTCTCTCGACCGACGACGAGGTCCTCGACGCCCTCGATCTGGTCGTCGCGTCGCCCCACGCCGCGCTCGGACAGGACGCGGACGCGGCCACCGAGCGGCTAGTGACGGCCGTCGAACACCCGCACGTCGACGTTCTCGGTCACCCGACCGGCCGCCTCATCAACGAGCGTCCCGGCCTCGACCCCGACATCGAGGCGGTCGCCGAGGCGGCCGCGGCCAACGGCACCGCGATCGAGGTGAACGCGAACCCCGCCCGGCTCGACGCCGACGGCGAGTTCGTCCGGGCCGCGATCGAGGCGGGCGCGGCGATCGCCGTCGACACCGACGCGCACGCCCCCCGCGAACTCGACAACGCGCGGTACGGTGTCCACACCGCGCGGCGGGGGTGGGCCGAGACCTCGCAGGTACTCAACGCCCGGTCGCTCAACGGGCTTCGGACGTTCCTGCTGTAG
- a CDS encoding Mut7-C RNAse domain-containing protein — MAGQPSDPGDADGGGVDRPPVLLDVMCGKLATYLRICGYDAAYALDRGIEADDRLLSLAAAEDRVLITRDRDLADRAPDADPAVDAVLLTERDVLDQLRELAAVGFRIELAAEPSRCGSCNGPVERVALTEEETDAGDAVAPADRPDYVPDDVGTDRPGWRCADCGQWFWKGGHWDAVAARIDRM, encoded by the coding sequence ATGGCAGGCCAGCCGAGCGATCCCGGAGACGCGGACGGCGGGGGCGTCGACCGCCCGCCCGTCCTCCTCGACGTGATGTGCGGGAAGCTCGCCACTTACCTCCGGATCTGCGGGTACGACGCCGCTTACGCGCTCGACCGCGGGATCGAGGCCGACGACCGGCTCCTGTCGCTCGCGGCCGCCGAGGACCGGGTCCTGATCACCCGCGACCGCGACCTCGCGGACCGAGCCCCCGACGCCGACCCCGCGGTCGACGCCGTTCTCCTCACCGAACGCGACGTGCTCGATCAGCTCCGCGAGCTCGCCGCCGTCGGCTTCCGGATCGAACTCGCCGCGGAGCCGAGCCGCTGCGGGTCGTGTAACGGTCCGGTCGAACGGGTCGCGTTGACCGAGGAGGAGACCGATGCCGGCGACGCCGTCGCCCCCGCCGACCGCCCCGACTACGTCCCGGACGACGTGGGGACGGACCGGCCGGGGTGGCGCTGTGCCGACTGCGGGCAGTGGTTCTGGAAGGGCGGCCACTGGGATGCCGTAGCGGCCCGGATCGACCGGATGTGA
- a CDS encoding aminopeptidase produces MDERVRRHAEVLVDHCIDAGPDDDVEVRAPTAAEDLVVALYAALGRRGARPTTVWRNPRATRAYAREMDPDDFRPKGHRVAALAETDAVILIKGARNAAATSDVGGETGAAASRAKEPLLRERLETRWVITQHPTAADAQRADLSAPAWRSLVYESVDRDWAAVRERQARVADRLAAADDLRLVVGDDTDLRFDVAGMGAYNDAGRENMPGGEVATVPAVDGVEGTVRFDRPLRRGGREVDGIRLDFADGRVVDYAAERGETVLADLLDTDAGARRVGELGIGTNEGIDAVTGNVLFDEKAAGTVHVALGDAVAECVPDGRTANESAVHADLVRDASEDARIELDGETVYRNGSFLIGE; encoded by the coding sequence CCGACGACGACGTGGAGGTCCGGGCCCCGACCGCCGCCGAGGACCTCGTCGTCGCGCTGTACGCGGCGCTCGGCCGGCGCGGCGCGCGCCCGACGACGGTGTGGCGGAACCCCCGAGCGACCCGGGCGTACGCCCGAGAGATGGACCCGGACGACTTCCGGCCGAAGGGCCACCGCGTCGCCGCGCTCGCGGAGACCGACGCGGTGATCCTGATCAAGGGCGCGCGCAACGCCGCCGCGACGAGCGACGTCGGCGGCGAGACCGGCGCGGCCGCGAGCCGGGCGAAGGAACCGCTGCTCCGCGAGCGACTGGAGACGCGCTGGGTGATCACGCAGCACCCGACCGCGGCCGACGCGCAGCGCGCCGACCTGAGCGCCCCGGCGTGGCGCTCGCTCGTGTACGAGTCCGTGGACCGCGACTGGGCCGCGGTCCGGGAGCGGCAGGCGCGGGTCGCGGACCGACTGGCGGCGGCCGACGACCTCCGACTGGTCGTCGGTGACGACACCGATCTCCGGTTCGACGTCGCGGGGATGGGCGCGTACAACGACGCCGGCCGGGAGAACATGCCGGGCGGCGAGGTCGCCACCGTTCCGGCGGTCGACGGCGTCGAGGGAACGGTCCGGTTCGATCGCCCGCTCCGACGCGGCGGACGGGAGGTCGACGGGATCCGGCTCGACTTCGCCGACGGGCGGGTGGTCGACTACGCGGCCGAGCGGGGCGAGACCGTCCTCGCCGACCTGCTCGACACCGACGCGGGCGCGCGTCGCGTCGGCGAACTCGGGATCGGCACCAACGAGGGGATCGACGCGGTCACCGGGAACGTCCTGTTCGACGAGAAGGCGGCGGGCACCGTCCACGTCGCGCTCGGCGACGCGGTGGCGGAGTGCGTGCCGGACGGCAGGACGGCGAACGAGAGCGCGGTCCACGCGGACCTCGTCCGCGACGCGAGCGAGGACGCGCGGATCGAACTCGACGGCGAGACCGTCTACCGGAACGGGTCATTCCTGATTGGCGAGTGA